The following is a genomic window from Peromyscus leucopus breed LL Stock chromosome 12, UCI_PerLeu_2.1, whole genome shotgun sequence.
ACTTGTGACAATGTGGGTTTACAAAGAGTCCGGCGCTCTGTGGGCCATACTTGAAGCAGGGATGACTTCAACATTAGGTGTGTGCTGAACTTCAACCCTGTCCACACcgtcccagcacccacctttcAACCCTGTTCATGGCCACTGTGCTAGGTGCCGGTTTGTACTGGCCCCGCCGTCAGCTACCCGGGACAGGTTGGCTGAGTCGGCCTAGGGCAGACGCCGCGTCTCACCCCGAGTGCTGTCGGCCGGCTGCGGCTGTGTGCACTGTTGTGAAGATGAACCCAGAGGGCCCTCTGAGAAGCTCAGGCCTGACCCTGGGCTGCCCGGCTTCCAGCTTCTTCTGCCCACCAGCCTCAGGGTGCTGTTCACAGCAGTGCTCAGGACTGCACATGGATGCGTCTCCACACCTACCCAGGTGTCAGTTCAGCTCACCTTAGGCTCCGCTGTCCTTCAGGAGGATTCTCCCAGGGTCTGTAGTCACTGTTGGGTGGGCTGTTGGAGCTACACAGTCCTCCAGGCCCTCTTAGGTTGGAATCTTTCAAGCCACAGGACCAAGATGGGGCAAGAGCTGGCTCGGGTGAGACTGAGACCTCCTGGTCTGTCTGTTCTGGAAGAAGTTAGGGGGCTGGGGTGATAGGGACCAGCGCCCGAGAGTCCCCTGCTCCAGCCCTCCACAGTGTCAGATCATGTGCCCTCTCCTCAGGTGTCCCCTGAAGACCCTGCAGAAGTGTGAGATTGCCCTGGAGAAACTCAAGAACGACATGGCAGTGGTGAGCGGAGCCCAAGGGCCCCACCCTGTGGAAGGAGTCTATGGGCAGGAGTTACACTGTGCAGGACCGGACCGGACCGGACCGGACCTGGAAGTCGCTCTCTGCCCCGAATCCTTACCTCTGTCCTGAGGATGAGGTCACTGGGGTGGGAGTGAGGCTGCCAGGCTGGAAATGTGTTCAGAAACAACCACCATGGTCTGCACTCTGCCAGGGTAGAGGCTGTCGGGGACCCTGGGGCCTGGAAGATTCCTCAGAATGGGGAGGCCTTGAGCCCAGGCCACTGACCCTTGCCGTCTGTCTTGTCTCTAGCCCACACCGCCCCCCCCACCAGTTCTTCCAACCAAACAGCAGGACCTGTGCCAGCCGCTCCTCGACGCGGTCCTGGCCAACATCCGCTCCCCTGTCTTCAACCACTCCCTGTACCGCACATTCGTGCCAGCCATGATGGCCATCCACGGCCCGCCGATCGTGTATGTACCCCAGGGTGGGCCTAGCGGTAAGCAGCAGGCCAGAGGCGTGTGGCATCTGCGTAGTGACTTCGGTGTCTCCCCCAGGTCCCCGGTGGTATGTTCCCGGAAGCGCAGACTGGAGGAGGACGAGCGCCAGAGCATCCCCAATGTGCTGCAGGGAGAAGTGGCCAGGTTGGACCCCAAGTTCCTGGTGAACTTGGACCCTTCTCACTGCAGCAACAACGGCACCGTCCACCTCATCTGCAAGCTGGGTGAGtggccggggtggggtgggtgccTTGCCTTCCCGCTGGAGGCCGATCTCCGGGGCCTCGGGGTCACACCTGCTCGCGTGGCCTGCCGccattgctgctgctgcagcctcaCTTCCCCTTCCCGCCCCAGCTCATCCTCCAGCCCGAGTCCGCTCATCCGTCTTTCTCCACAAAAGTAGCTGTGGTGGCTCGAGGTCCCGGGAGACGATTGGCGGGCTCCTGTCTGCACAAGGTGCTTCCTGGCTTTAGAGCCTGGGAAGCTGAGAGGGAGGCCTTTAGGTCTGCAGCAGCAGGCCTCGGTGGGACCCCGTGGAGGGTCGAGAGCCCTTCAGGAGCGTGGGCGAGGCGGAGGGCTGTGTCTGTGCCTGCCAGGCTGTTGGCCCGGTCACGTGTGCAGCTTTTGTGTCACAGATGACAAGGACCTCCCTAGTGTGCCTCCTCCTGGAGCTCAGTGTGCCCGCTGACTACCCCGCCCAGAGCCCGATGTGGATCGACCGTCAGTGGCAGTACGGTGGGTGCCCTAGAGAAACCGAGGCAGCAGGGTCATCTCTGGGCAGACAGCAGAAAGACGCCTCCCATCCCCcagggggcctggagagagagggCACCTGTCAATGGAGGAGGGCAGTCAAGTTCACGGTACTCCTGTGGAGCTCTGCAAGGTgacccagggccaccagcagcAGCTCCTGCAGCTCCCTCTGGGTCATAGCGCCCCCAAGAGAGCCAGCCCCTGGGGTGGGAGCAGCTCCCGCGGATCTGCGGGCTCACAGCAGGGACCGAGGGGTGGCGGGTGCCCCTCGCCAGGCTCGGCACTCAGGGCTGCCGCTGTGTTGCAGATGCCAACCCCTTCCTGCAGTCGGTGCACCAGTGCATgacctccaggctgctgcagctCCCCGACAAGCACTCGGTCACAGCCCTGCTCAACACCTGGGCCCAGAGCATCCACCAGGCCTGCCTCTCGGCTGCCTAGCGGACTTGAACTTCAGGACTGCTGGCAGCCCTTCGGGCTGCAGACTTCACACCGCCTGCCAGACGTTACTAGTGTTGGCTTCTTAGAGGGCCTGGGTTAGGTTAGCTTTCCCGCTTTCACCTTCTGTCTTGGGGACCTGGCAGATGTCTCCCCATGCTTGTGCAGTATTGACCAGGTAGCTGTGGAGCTGGCTGCGTAAGGGTCTGGGCTGTTCCCAGGAAGGTTTTCCATTGGTTTCTTCCTCCAGAAGTCAGGCCCCCACACTTCCACAGCCTTTCTGGACTCTGTCCACTCAGCAGCATGAGAACTCAGGTCCCATCTAAGCATCTCTGTTACAATCCACTGTACTTGTGTCTGGAGAATGTGGGGGACACAGGAAACCCCCACTCTACACACAGTTCTCCAGTCACAGCCCTCAGAAGGCATGTGGGCACATCACAGGGATACTTGTGAATCACGGGCACAGGTTCAGTCTGAAGGGAAGGCCGGTCAGGCGGCAGCAGGTTCTCTGCCACCAGCAGGACCTCGGCTTCACCACGGGTTCCTCATAGTGCtctgaggaggagcagcagctgggGCCGGGGCTGACCCTGACATTCCTGTGCCGCTCTTGGGTGAAGGGCTGTGTCAGTGCTGAGACAGGAGTGGTCAGTCCGAGACGGTCCTTGGGACCCACAGCCTCAGAACACCACATTCTTCTTCTGTCTACCACCAGGAGCCTGGGCTTCCTTCAGTATGCTGCCATAAGTATGCACTTGCCGTATGCACTGGGCAGCACTCTGATGAAAAGAAATTCCCCCTTTTTATATGTGCACTACTCTGTTATATGATTCttataataaatttattattcCTGTGTTTGTCAGGAGTTTACTGCATCGACCTTTTTGTGAGTCTGGGCCCGCTGTCGGGGATGCTGTCCATCTTGGGAAACCCTGGACTTCATCCGCATTCCGACGTCGCCTCCTGACTCAGGCCCAGGCCCCAGTCTAGTTCTGAGATGGATtcagtgggcagtggtggtgtgagggctgggcagctgggcaggaggaggcaCGAGCTGGCCACTCCAGGTGGCAGCTGCTGGTCTGGGGTAGTGTGATCTGGAGAGGACAGTTTTCCCTCAGCTGTGGTCCTGTGAACCCTCAAAAGGCTCAGCCCAGCCAGACTGGTGTCCGGGCAGCACAGGACAGACAGTGTCTGGTTCTCAGTCATACCCATGTACCTAGAAGGCAGCCCTCAGGCTGGCCAGAGGGCCACGAGACCGCTGGTGCACAGCATCTCGGGATGATGCACCAGCCTTGGCTGCCTGGATAGGGCACTCCCAGAGCAGCAGGGACACCTGACAGTGAGAGGAAGGAGGCTTAGGACTTGgagaaacaatttttattttcagtcaacAGGTAGTAGAATAACATTTTATAATGTGCATTTGCAGAAATGCAGGAATagtaaaatagaagaaatagacaGTCTCCTCAGTTCTGAGAGCAAGTCCTTTATCTGTCGTGGGTTCTGTCTGTCTTGGAATTCCGTGTGGCTGAAAAGTAGGGTTGGTGCGAGCCACTGTCGAGAGATGACGGCCGGGCTCCAGGGCGCCGGTTCAGCAGCACGGAGCGGTGCAGGCGCCGGCTCTGCACCACTTGCAGCCTCTTCTGCCGCTCAGCAAAGTTGTTCTTCAGGCTTTGTTTCAGTGCGGGCAGGATGGCACGCTCTGCTGCAGGCATTGGGCTCAGAATTAGGCTGGGGTGGAGGAAAGGATAGTCAGGGCAGGTGGCTAGCAGTTGCCTCGAGGGGGCCCTGGACCAGCAGCTAGGCCGGGAGCAGAGCCTGCCTGGCTTTACCTCTGGACACCCTACCCTCCTGTCTCTTGTGGCACCAAGCTGTGGGGCGCCCGCTCCCtgtgcctggaactcaccacttCTTAGAGAGGCCCTTGGCGGTGACCCTGGGGAACTGCATGGACTCCTGGTCCCTGGGAAAGGAAGTTAGCCATGAGGCCCACACCTCCTCTGGGCTGGGGCAGGGTGCTGGGCACAAGGCACTCACTTTGGAGAGCCTAGCCCAGCCTCCTCAGCTGCAGTTTTGGACCTTTGGTTCCCCTCCAGGAGTGACTTGAGGTGCTGCagctgaaagacagacagaggcatGGTGGGTGCCGTGTCCCGGGCCACTGGCGTGCAGGGCCATGTGCCTGCCCGGGGCCTCACCTCCTGGGCCTGCAGGAGGTTGGCGTTCCACAGCTGACGGATGACCACCTCACACTGCTGCACTGTGGTGGGTTTGCGCAGGTGTGGAGGCAGGTTCAGGATGGAGGCCGTCCCTGCCCCCTGCCGGCCATGCACGCCCCCCAGCAACGTGACCCCAGAATTGGAAGCCTCTGCATCCTCGTCTCTGAAACATTACAGCAGCCCAGAGACGGCCTGTGGGAATGGTCCAGCCACCCCCACAACCTCCCTGGGGTAGCGCCCATGCCTGCCAGTGTGGAAGACGCCCATTTCCACTGCCAGGTATTCTGGAGCCAGCTAGGACCCAAATCTCTCTTCTCCCACTATGGTGAGGGGCATCTAGCTAGCTGCCAGGTGACCCCACCCAGCATGTTTCTTGCCCAAGGTGGTTCCAGGAGCTGGGGCTTCAGAGAAGGTGGAGGCGGACTACGGGGACACTAGTAGCTTGGTCTGGCTCTGTACTGCTAACCCATGCCTCCCGAAGGCGGACTGACCGGCGGACTGACCGGACACACGCTCACAGCCAGGTGCGGTGGCGCGCGCCTGTGATCctcacactcgggaggcagaggcaggtaaagcTGCAGAGtacgttccaggccagccagggctgcgtACCGAGACCctggtcccccaccccacccccttcccggCAAACTAATTAGGAGGCCAGATCActttttgtctcttctctgaGAACACAGTAGTTTAGGGGTTTCCACTGGTCAGCCAGGGGTCTCTGCAGGACCCCCAGGGGAGGGACAGCAGCCTGGCAGCTGCCTGCTCCCTGGAGCCCACTCTCATCCTCATGGAGACCAGGCAGCCTGCTGGTCCCAGGGTGGAAACCTAAGGGTCAGCTTGGGGCCCGGGGGTGCAGGCCTGGTCCTGGGGTGCAGGCCGGCCGTACTTGGCCTGTCCCTGCGCCTCAGGGACTCTGTCCAGCTTGCTGCCGTGGAACAGGGCAGCGCTGCTGAGTGACCGCTCTTCCAGGTCTGTCTTTTGGAGGGTGTCAGGCTTCAGTTCTTGCTTCTTGAAGGAGCTGGGCTGGGGCCTGGTCTTGCTTTGTGAGTTGGCTGCAGGGCACACCAACGGGACCGTCACAAAAGGCCTTGAAAGGCAGAGACCCGTTCTCTAGGATCAACCAGTGTACCGGAGAAGCCCTGACCCTGACAGTCTCCGTCACTGTCCTGAGGAGAGGGAAACACTTTCCCGAGGGCTGCAGAGAGGAGGGAATAAAGTGGACAGGGAAGCCTGTGGTGTGGCGCCTGCTGGGCCCTGCCAGAAAACCACAGTGGTGGACACTGGCTTCCGTTCTGGGTAGAAGAAACTGGAGGCCTGGGATCCCATCCCGTGGGGCTGCTGCTAGTGAAGCCACCCAgcctcctggaggaggtggaTGGAAGAGGAGGGGCGGGGCTGTGGGGAGCATGACCCTCCCCGGAGGACAGGGGCTGGGGGCTCGTTCCCCGCTAATGACCCAGCCACtcactgccctcccccccccccgggtgACCTGCTACGTCATCTGCTGTTCCACACTGACAGCCAGGCTTCGTCCTCTTAGGGGCCACCCCCTTTGCCAAAGAGAAGAAGGGGTTTCACTAGGCAGCACCTCCCACCAGGCTGCCCAGCCTGGGGCCCTGGCTCACCGGACGTGATGGAGTTGGAGGCAGACTTGTTGGACTGAAGGCTGGATGTAGAGATGCTGCCTGTAGGGAGGATGCGGGGCTCAGCCTGAGGACCCGCTTCTGCCCACTACCCGGCCCTCCGTGCTCAAGCAGGGCCCCCACACCTGCTGAGCCCCACGGGAGCAGTTACCCCTGGACAGGCTTCTGCAGGGGCCAGCTGCAAAGTAGAGGGCCTGGGCCTGAAGGAGCGGCAGGCCCTGAGGCCTCCGTTCCCACCGCTACGTCCTGCCAGGGCCACCAGGAGCTGCGCGGGTGCAGCCACCAACTTGGGCTGCACTGGGCTCAACCCGCCATGCTAGGTCATGCTGCCCTGCTGGAGAAGAGCCCTCCCACCTCCTGTTCTCGGCCCGTCTTCACCAAGAGGGAGCCTGGGCATGCCAGGACTGCTTCCAAGTAGACGTGTTTAACAGATCACCAGATGACCTGAAGCCCTTGGGCTGCGAAGGAGGAAGTGTTTTGTTTGAATACTGGCTAGTTCTCGGGTCCCTAAGGCTGCTGTGGAGGGTGCAGGAAGGAGTCCCCAGAGTGGGTGTGCTGAGAGACACCTCACTCCAGTGTAAGGAATCAGCGACACAGGGCTGGGGACCCAGGGGCAGGCACCACGGCAGCAGCGTCAACCTGCCAGGGCAATGAGGTCCAGGAGACGGGGGCCACTCCTGTCGGGAGTTCTGCTCAGCAGCCCCACTGTTCTACTGCACAGACCCCATGCCTTTGGTGCCGTGGCTGGGAAGGTGACATCTATCCAAGTGCCCCAAACTGGCCCCCCGAGTTAGCCGCACAGGTACCGGTTCGTTCCCAGCAGGCATGTGAGTCCTACCTTTTTTCTGAGGCTTCTCATTCATGATCAGTTTGTAGTGGAGATCTGAAAGCAAGCAAATACTCCTCCTTAGCACACCCCAAATCTACAGCCACTCAGAGCCAAGCATGGCCCCACCAGCCTTTTCCACCAGCCTCGGGCTGGTCCCTGTCATCCCCAACACCCGCGAGGAGCCTATCCACCAGGCCAGTCAGGGACAGGGCTGCTGAAGGCAGGATGGCTAGCCTTCCAGGAGCCCCTGGCAACAGGGTGTGTGTGATAGGAGGCTGGTCAGTGACATGGGGTGAGCCTCACAGAAAGCATAGAGAGGGAGCCCTAATGTAATAAGATGCCCAGTGAGAGAATCTTTGGCATTCCAGGTAAAAAACAGTACCAGAaaaagggagaaactgaggccacagGGTGGGAGGAAGTTGAGGGCTAAGGTGTTATCAGCACAGTCATGTCACACAGAGGCCTGAAGCTCTGAGTAGGCCAAGCCTCGCGGGTGGGGAGCATGAAGCGTGCCCCGCTGGGAAGGATGCAGGGCAGTATCCGGGCGGGCCCTGCGCATGTGTTGAGTTGGTGACCATCTGCTCGCATCTGCTCTGCTGTTTAACTTCCGCAACGGTTTTAAACAACGGGGTGGGCCACACACTGCGCTGGGCAGAGTGCACAGGAGGATCCGCGTCCGCCTGGGAGGGGGCACAAAAGGACCCACCGAGGAGAAGCCGCCCGCGCCCTTCCCCGCACCCGCAGACTGTTCGGGCTGTAAATGCCGGGCCGGCACCCAGCGGCTCACCCTTGTTCTCCCGCTTCAGGTGCTCGATCTCCTCGTGGAGTTTGACCAGCGTCTCCGAGTGCTGCTGCTGTAGGAACTGCAAGCTCTTCTCCAGGTCCAGGATCCGCTTCTGGGCCTCGCTGAGCCCGAGCGGAGCCGGCTGCGTCCCCGCGTGCTGCGGGCCGACGGGAGGGCGCGGGCGTGAGCGGGACGCACCCCGGGAGCCTGGGGCCGCGGAGCTGAGGGGCCGCGCCCCGGCCGCCACCCCGGCCCCGCTCATGaaggcgccgccgccgccgccgctcagTACCCGCTGCTGGAGCCTGGCGCCCGGTCGCCGTGGGAACCGCTGCGCCCGAGAGGGCGGGGCACGCCATGGGGCGGGGCCTGCGGCCGCGTTCGGCCCGGGGGAGCGCGCCGGACTCCTGAAGCCGCCGGAACCGTCCGCCTTTACCGCGCGTCGTGTGCGGGTGCGGTGCGGGGGTGTGCGGGCCGGCGCTCGACGTGGGTCTCACCCCCCAGCTGGTGAGCCGAGCTCTGTCCTCGTTGCTGAGCAGGCCCGTGAGCCCCATCTCCCTGCCGCCCGCGCTAAGATCCCAAGTGTGCGCGCGCCTTCCCTCCACTTCTCATGTGGGTGCGAGGGACCCGAATTTAGGTCCTCGTACTTGGGCAGCAATCACTGTGTATGCTTACTGAGCCACCACCCTAGCCCCGCTTGCACTTTTTAACAGGGTCTCGCCCCGTAGCACacgattataggtgtgtgccacagcactgGTTCTAAACTCGTCTCTCACGTTGTTTTAATAGCTTACTTTTTAAACACAtaccaatagtttaaaaaaaaccttccaaCACTCACAGAATCTTTGTAGGGGAGAAAAAGCTGCCTGAACATGCAAGAGAGACACCTAAAGAGCAGGAgggccttttatcccagcacttgggagacagaggcaggcagatctttgtgagttccaggacagcctgggctacatagtgagaccctctgaaaaagacaaaagcaatcTTTGAAAACAAGACAAAGGAAAAGGAGGGCTGTTTGAAGGAAgcgcttttcttttctttttctgttcaggCCAGCAGGCCTGAAACAAGGAAGGCCCGGCTTAGTCTTTCATTTATGCAAGTCTGTATGAGTGTGTACTGTGGGTGTGCATGGACCCATCGAGGCAGTTATGAGTAGCCTCAAGTgtgcgctgggaaccaaactcaggttctctgcaatggcaggaagcactcttCTTCCCCACTTGGAAACCAGACCATTCATATATGTAAGACATCGTCTAACTATGTAGGCCAAGCGGTCCTCAAACTCagatgtctctgcttcctgattcctgggattaaaggcatgcctggttttagttaaatttctttttaaagatttatttattatatagacagtgttctgcctgcacaccagacaCCAtgcaggtgttgggaactgaactcaggacctctggaagagcagccaccgctcttaacctctgagtcatctctccagcccctggaaactAAATTTCTAAAAGAAGGCTATGTAAGAGTCACCTCTCAAT
Proteins encoded in this region:
- the LOC114688143 gene encoding coiled-coil domain-containing protein 74A-like isoform X2 produces the protein MSGAGVAAGARPLSSAAPGSRGASRSRPRPPVGPQHAGTQPAPLGLSEAQKRILDLEKSLQFLQQQHSETLVKLHEEIEHLKRENKDLHYKLIMNEKPQKKGSISTSSLQSNKSASNSITSANSQSKTRPQPSSFKKQELKPDTLQKTDLEERSLSSAALFHGSKLDRVPEAQGQAKDEDAEASNSGVTLLGGVHGRQGAGTASILNLPPHLRKPTTVQQCEVVIRQLWNANLLQAQELQHLKSLLEGNQRSKTAAEEAGLGSPKDQESMQFPRVTAKGLSKKCRACHPARTETKPEEQLC
- the LOC114688143 gene encoding coiled-coil domain-containing protein 74B-like isoform X1; this translates as MSGAGVAAGARPLSSAAPGSRGASRSRPRPPVGPQHAGTQPAPLGLSEAQKRILDLEKSLQFLQQQHSETLVKLHEEIEHLKRENKDLHYKLIMNEKPQKKGSISTSSLQSNKSASNSITSANSQSKTRPQPSSFKKQELKPDTLQKTDLEERSLSSAALFHGSKLDRVPEAQGQAKDEDAEASNSGVTLLGGVHGRQGAGTASILNLPPHLRKPTTVQQCEVVIRQLWNANLLQAQELQHLKSLLEGNQRSKTAAEEAGLGSPKDQESMQFPRVTAKGLSKKCLILSPMPAAERAILPALKQSLKNNFAERQKRLQVVQSRRLHRSVLLNRRPGARPSSLDSGSHQPYFSATRNSKTDRTHDR